From one Populus alba chromosome 17, ASM523922v2, whole genome shotgun sequence genomic stretch:
- the LOC118058279 gene encoding serine/threonine-protein kinase D6PK, giving the protein MDKHTTQKMGAFDAEAESVITSSFQDLSFTNSTVSIGLCSSVSDNSVGNSSNVSNGTAASESKESEKASLIFDPNEASFRSSYPSKPHKGNDFRWDAVQCVKGKDGDLGMGLGHFRLLKKLGVGDIGSVYLAELRGMGCLFAMKVMDKGMLAGRKKLLRARTEREILGLLDHPFLPTLYSHFETDKFSCLLMEFCSGGDLHILRQRQPGKHFSEQAARFYASEVLLALEYLHMMGVVYRDLKPENVLVREDGHIMLSDFDLSLRCCVSPTLVQSSTVSSSKISSYCIEPSCIDPACKLPVCVEPSCLQPSCLKPRFFNPKTAKAKNEKPNLANSNSLPVLVAEPTTARSMSFVGTHEYLAPEIIRGDGHGSAVDWWTFGIFLYELILGRTPFKGNGNRETLFNVVGQPLKFPEGSSVSFAAKDLIRGLLMKDPQKRLGFKRGATEIKQHPFFETVNWALIRSTHPPEIPKPVDLLSLNLAFKSSLAPIDNRATDSDRSSGPFLDFEFF; this is encoded by the exons ATGGACAAACATACAACACAAAAGATGGGAGCGTTCGATGCTGAGGCTGAGTCTGTGATTACTAGCAGCTTTCAGGATCTTAGTTTCACTAACAGCACTGTTAGTATCGGCTTGTGTAGTTCCGTCTCTGATAATAGTGTTGGTAATAGCAGCAATGTGAGCAATGGTACTGCTGCTAGTGAATCTAAAGAGAGTGAAAAGGCTAGTTTGATTTTTGACCCAAATGAGGCTAGCTTCAGGAGCTCCTACCCCTCGAAACCCCATAAGGGAAATGACTTTAGATGGGATGCTGTACAGTGTGTAAAGGGTAAAGATGGGGATTTGGGGATGGGTTTGGGTCATTTTAGGTTATTGAAGAAACTTGGTGTCGGGGATATAGGCAGCGTATATTTGGCTGAGTTGAGAGGGATGGGTTGCTTGTTTGCAATGAAGGTAATGGATAAAGGAATGTTGGCTGGGAGGAAGAAGTTGTTGAGAGCTCGAACTGAGAGAGAGATTTTAGGTTTGTTGGATCATCCATTTTTACCAACCCTTTATTCGCATTTCGAGACCGATAAGTTTTCTTGTTTGTTAATGGAGTTTTGCAGTGGTGGGGATCTTCATATACTAAGACAGCGACAACCTGGAAAGCATTTTAGCGAGCAGGCAGCAAG GTTTTATGCTTCGGAAGTGCTTCTTGCTTTAGAGTACTTGCACATGATGGGCGTTGTATATAGAGATTTGAAGCCTGAAAATGTGTTGGTGAGGGAGGATGGCCATATTATGCTTTCGGACTTTGATCTGTCATTAAGATGCTGCGTGAGTCCTACTCTTGTTCAATCTAGTACGGTGTCGTCTTCTAAGATTTCTTCATACTGTATTGAGCCATCATGTATTGATCCTGCCTGCAAGTTGCCCGTTTGTGTAGAGCCTTCTTGCCTGCAACCATCTTGCCTGAAACCTCGTTTCTTCAACCCCAAGACAGCAAAAGCTAAAAATGAAAAGCCAAACCTGGCAAATTCAAATTCACTTCCTGTACTTGTTGCAGAACCAACCACCGCCCGTTCCATGTCATTTGTCGGTACCCATGAGTATTTAGCACCGGAGATAATAAGAGGGGACGGCCATGGAAGTGCTGTTGATTGGTGGACGTTCGGTATCTTCTTGTATGAATTGATACTTGGTAGGACCCCTTTTAAAGGCAATGGAAATCGAGAGACATTGTTTAATGTGGTAGGTCAGCCCCTAAAATTTCCTGAAGGATCTTCTGTCAGTTTTGCGGCAAAAGATTTAATCCGTGGTCTGCTCATGAAGGACCCGCAAAAGAGATTAGGGTTCAAAAGAGGTGCTACAGAGATCAAGCAGCATCCTTTCTTTGAGACTGTTAACTGGGCTCTCATTCGCAGCACTCACCCTCCAGAAATTCCAAAACCAGTTGACCTTTTATCCTTGAATCTCGCATTCAAGTCATCCTTGGCTCCCATTGATAACAGAGCTACAGATTCAGACAGATCATCAGGTCcctttttagattttgaattctTCTAA